CCCTCTACCACGGGGTGCTGAGGGCGGGCGGGGTCGTCGTCCCGATGAACCCGCTCCTGAAGGTCCGTGAGGTGGAGCACCACCTGAGGGACTCCGGCGCTTCGCTGATCTTCGTCCGGCGGGACGGCCCCCGCAAAGGTTCGCAGGGCGCGGCGGCGGCCGGCGTCCCCGCGCTCGACGCGGACCCGGCCGTCCTGGCCGCCCTCCTCGCACGGCACGACCCGTACGGGACGGACGACCTCGCCGAGGACCACCGCGCGGAGGACCTCGCGGTCATCCTCTACACCTCGGGCACCACCGGGAGTCCCAAGGGCGCTGCCCTCACCCACAGCGGGCTGGCCCACAACACCTCGGTCTACGCCTCCCAGGTTCAGGCGCTGACCTCCGACGATGTGATCCTGGGCTGCCTGCCGCTCTTTCACACCTTCGGGCAGACCTGCGCGATGAACGCCGCCGTCTACGCCGGCGCGTCGCTGAGCATCCCGACGTCGCGCAGGCCGCCGTCCTCGGCGTCCCCGACGACCACCTCGGCGAGGAGGTCGCCGCCGCGATCGTGCTGCGGCCCGGCGCCCGCGCGACGGCCGGGGACCTGCGGGAGTTCGTCAGGCGGCGCGTCGCCGCCTACAAGTACCCCCGGCACGTCTGGCTCATGGACGGCCTGCCCGTCGGCCCCAGCGGCAAGATCCTCAAGCGCGCCATCACACCTCCACGGAAGGAGTCGACCATGTTCACCTTCACCGGCGAGGACGGCCTGACGGTCCACGTCCACGGCTGGGTCCCCGACGGCCCGCCGCGCGCCGTCGTCCAGATCGCCCACGGCATGGGAGAGCACGCGCTCCGGTACGCGCCGCTCGCCCGGGAACTGAACGCCGCCGGGTACGCGGTGTACGCCAACGACCATCGGGGCCACGGCGCCACCATGCGGCCCGGCCGGCCCGGCGCCCTGGACGACGACGGCTGGGACCTGCTCGTGGACGACATGGCGGCGCTCACCCGGATCCTCCATGAGCGCCATCCCGGTCTCCCGGTGGTCCTGCTCGGGCACAGCCTCGGATCGTTCGCCGCCCAGCAGTACATCCTGGACCGTTCCGGCCTGGTCAACGCGGTGGCGTTGTCCGGCACCACAGCCGTCGACGGGCTCTTCGCGTTCCTCGCCGAGGCCGGCGGCGATGTGATGGGAGCCTTCAACGCGGCGTTCCAGCCCGCCCGCACCGAGGCGGACTGGCTCAGCCGCGACGAGGCCCAGGTGGACCTCTACATCGCCGACCCGCTGTGCGGCTTCACCCTCGACGAACCGTCCATGAACGGCCTGGCCGCCGCCGCGGTCGACCGGCTCGCCGAGCCCGCCGGCATCCCCGCCGACCTGCCGATGTACGTGCTGGTCGGCGAACACGACCCGCTCAACCGGGGCCTGGAGCTCAGCGACCTGGCGGTCGAGCGCTATCGCCGGGCCGGGCTCACCGACATCACGTACCGCACCTACCCCGACGCCCGGCACGAGTTGTTCAACGAGACCAACCGCGCCGAGGTCGTCACCGACCTCATCGCCTGGCTCGACCGCGTCACCGGCTGAACCGCCCGCACCTTCCACCCCGGCTCAATTCACGTTCCGCCCCGCGGAGCTTTCGTCAGCCCTCAAGAACGACAGCAGCACTGATCACCACCTCGCTCGTCCTCCTCTCCGCCGCGTGCGGCACGGGCGGCGACGGTGCGGGCGGGGGCGAAGGCCGCGTGAAGGTCGGCGCGATCCTGTCGATGTCCGGTGTCTACTCCACCCTCGGCCCGGCGCAGAAGAAGGCCCTCACCATGGGCGTCGAGGCGCTCAACAGGACGGGCTTCACCGTCGTCGGCAAGCGGCGGACGCTGGAGATCGCCTACGCCGACGACCGGTCCGACCCCGCCACCACCGGCGTGACCGCGCTGCGCGACATGAGCCAGGCCCAACGGCTGCCGGTGATCGCCTACGGGCTGGGCTCGGCGACCTACGTGCCGCAGCTCAAGCGCCGACCGGTGGCGATGATCAACATCCTGGACAGCAGCCACCCCAGCGTCATCACCGGCAACCCGCACCTGTCCCTCACCCGCGGCGGGTCCCCCACCTACGTGCCCGGCTGTCTGTACTACGCCAAGCGCAGGCTCGACACCAAGAAGATCTCGATCATCACCGCCAAGGGCGAGCCGTACGGCGAGGGCCTCACGCAGCTCGTGCGCGAGTCCGCCCGTGCCGAGGGCATCACGATCGGGGCGAGCAGCGAGTATCCGCTGGGCGCCACCGACTACAGCAACGCGATCAACACCGCAGTCGCGGCCGAGCCGGACGCGATCTACCTCAGCAGCGTCACCGGGGTGATCCTCCCGGTGCTCAAGCAGGTGCGGCAGTCCGGCTGACGTCACCCGGCAGGTCAGCACCGGCTCATGGCTCGGACGCGAGTTCCAGGGCAAGGGGTTGGGCGCCGAGATGCGCGCCGCGGTCCTGCTCCTGGCGTTCGCGGCGCCGGGAGCCGAATCGGCGACCACGAACGTGCACGCCGACAACCACGCTTCCCTGGGCGTGGGCCGCACGCTCGGCTACCGCGACAATGGCACCACCTTCGCCGTCGTGCGCGGAGCAAGGGTCACCGAGCGGCGCTTCACCTTGAGTCGAGATCAGCGGCCTCGAGACCTGCATGCAGATGCTGACCGGTCTGGAGTCTGACCGATGCCTCGCGGCTCAGCGTCGGCCCGCGCCTCTTCCCAAAGCCGGGCGAACAGCCGTTCCCGCGCGCCAACCAGCACGTCTTCTCCCCGGTCGGGCATCATCGGGCTGGACACACAGCCTTTCAAGGCTCTTCGCGGTTGAGGTGTGGATCTGGGCCGGCCGATGAGTGCCGTGCGGACGACAGGCACCTGCGTCCGGGCCGACAGCGGCATCACGCACCAAGGCCGGCGGCGCTGGAGCGTGACGATCGGCGGGTCGCGTCCATCGCTCGAGCGGTCTATCGGGCTGGTCCGGTTTGCATCGTCTGTGTGCCCACGACGGTGAGCAGCGCGAGTTTTTCGGCGGTGTCGGTTCCGGCGCGGGGGGTGAACCAGAGCAGCCGCTGGCGGTCGTCCTCGCTGAAGAGGCTGAGGCAGTTGAGGTCGAGCATGCCGACGGTGGGGTGGAGGATCCGTTTGCGTTCGTCTCTGCGCACCTGCACGTCCTGGTCGGCCCAGAGCGCGCGGAACTCCGGCGACCGCTGCAGTAGCTCGTCGACCAGCTCGGTCGCCTCGGTGTCGTCCGGGCTGCGTCGCCCGACCGCCGCGCGCAGGTCGGCGACGAACGAGCGTGACTGCGGGGCGAGGTCCTCGGGCGGGTAGATCCGCCGCGAGATCGGGTCGGTGAACCATCGGTGGATGAAGCTCGCCGCGCGACCGTGGTGGGTGGACAGGTCGCCGAGCATCGCGATGGCGAGCGGGTTCTGGACCAGCACGGTGTGCAGGTCGGTGCTCACCATCGCCGGGGTCTGGTCGATGCGTGTCAGCAGGTCGAGCATCGCGGGGTGGACGTGTGAGGCCGTCCCGCCCTGGTGCGGGATCGGGCGGTTGGCCAACCGGTACAGATGGTCGCGTTCGTCGCGGCTGAGGCGCAGGGCGCGGGCGAGCGCGGCGAGCATCTGGTCGGAGGGCTGCGAGCCGGCGCCGCGTTCGAGCTCGGTGTAGTACTCCACCGAGGCGCCGGCCAGAACGGCGACCTCGTCGCGACGCAGACCGGGGACGCGGCGCCGCGGGCCGGGCGCGAGCCCGACCTCCTCGGGGCGGATCCGCTCGCGGCGCGAACGCAGGAAGCCGCCGAGTTCGCGGTACCTGGTGTTCGACATGGGCACAGCCTCCCTTGGTCGGCGCCGCCGGTGCCAGGGGATGTCGTCCCCACCTTCGCGAGCAACTGTCGCGGGCCCGCGCCGCGCCGCACAGTGGACGCCATGAACACCTCACTCACCGACAGCGGCGCATCGCCGGTCGCCGGCAAGACGGTCCTGATCACCGGCGGTACGAGCGGGATCGGCGCCGCGACCGCCCGGCTCCTGCTCGCGCGCGGCCACCGGGTCGCCGTCACCGGACGCGACCCCGGTCGCCTCAAGGCCTTCCTCGACGAGGTAGGCCACGCCGACCGCGTCCTGGGCCTGGTGGCGGACGCCGGCGACCGGGACGCCACGAACGCGGCGGTCGCCGGCACGGTGGAACGCTTCGGGTCGCTGGACGCGGCGATCGCGAACGCGGGCGGCGCGTCCGCCGATCACTTCCGGACGGGCGGCGCCGGCGTCATAGACGACGGTGACCCGGACCTGTGGGCGCCGATGGTCCTGGCGAACGTGCTCGGCCCGGCCCTGCTCGCCAATGCCACCCTGCCCCACCTCGAGCGGTCCCGCGGCCGGCTGGTGCTCATCGGCAGCGTCGCCGGGATCAAGAACAGCCCGGGCAACCTCTACTCCGCCACCAAATGGGCGGTGGTCGGCCTCGCCGAGAACCTCCGCCTGCACGCCACGACCCGCGGCGTCGGAGTCACGGTCGTGAACCCGGGCATGATCGACACCGCGTTCTGGCACGGCCAGACTCCCCCCATCGCGATGAGCCCGGAACCGGTGGCCGAGGCGATCGGCTTCGCCCTCGACCAGCCCGCAGGCGTCGACCTCAACACCGTGACGATCCGCCCCATCGGCCAGCCCGTCTGACTCCGGGCGCGCGGCGTGCTCGTGCCGGTGATCTTCGATGGACCGCCGACACACCCGAGGCGCTGCCGGGTCATCGCCCTGCTCCCTGACGCTTTGGACGTCCAGCATGAGCAGTGGGAACGCCAACTGGGTCTTTGAACGATGCTCTCAGCACGAGCACTGGAGATCCTCCTGCCGTAGCCCGACGGCTTCGCCGATCACTGCCCTCCGGGCGGGACGACCGTGACGTTCCAGCACTGGCGAACCAGGCGAGACGCAGAGCGCCCGCCAAGACAGTTCCCATGTGCCGGGCCACTACAGCCGATCATGATGAAAAGCTCAGAATCGCCTGCTACCCCCGACTCGGCACCAGTGGCCACCACCAGACCCCCCGCTCTCCGAGGAAGGGCCCGGGACCATCACGGATAGAACGACAAAGAAGTCGATTCGTGAAATCAGGTGCCGGCCTCGTCCGAGGAGGCGCGGACGGCGGCCTCCTCCTCCAGGCGGCGAGCCTCCTCCTCGTGCGCCGCGACGATCACGCGCACGACGTCCTCGGGGTCGTCGGTGAGGTGGATCAGATCGAGGTCCTGCGGGGAGATCTTGCCGCTGACCAGCATGGAGTCCTTGATCCAGGCCAGCAGGCCGCCCCAGAAGGCGGTGCCGACGAGGACGATCGGGAAGCGGGTGATCTTCTTCGTCTGGACCAGCGTGACAGCCTCGAACAGCTCGTCCAAGGTGCCGAATCCACCGGGCAGCACGACGAAGGCCTGCGAGTACTTCACGAACATCGTCTTCCGGACGAAGAAGTACCGGAACTCCAAGCCGACCTCGACGTGGTCGTTCATGCGCTGTTCGAACGGCAGCTCGATGCCGAGGCCGACCGAGACGCCGCCGTTCTCGGCGGCACCCCGGTTGCCGGCCTCCATGATGCCGGGGCCGCCGCCGGTGACGACGGCGTAGCCGGCCTTGGCGAGCCGGGCTCCGATCTCGACGCCGAGGGCGTACTCCTCGGAGGCGGGGTCGGTGCGGGCGGAGCCGAACACGCTGACCGCCTTGCCCAGCTCGGCGAGCAGGCCGAAGCCCTCGACGAACTCCGCCTGGATGCGCAGCACCCGCCAGGGGTCGGCGTGCAGCCAGTCCGAGGGGCCCCTGGTGTCGAGGAGCCGCTCATCGGTCGTGGTACGGGGTATGGCCTTGCCCCGCAGCATCGCGGGGCCCTGCCGGTGCAGGCGGTCGGTCTTCTCGGCGTCCATGGGATCACGGTAGCCGGGATGGCGGCCCGATTTCAGACCGTTCCGGTGTGGTGGGCGATCTTCTCAGCAGCCCTTGACGGTGACGCTCCGGCTGGTGGCGTTCGGGGCGTGCGCGCGGACGGTGATCGTGTGCGCGCCCCGGGTGAGGTCCACCCAGGTGCTGCTGACGAGGTACGGGTCCGCCGTGAACTCGTATCTCTCCCCCGGCGTGCCGTCCAGGTCCACGGACCAGGTCACCTGCGTGGGGTTGCGGCTCGCGGTGAAGCCGTACCTGAGGCTCAGCCCGTCCTTGTAGCAGTCGCCGCTCTTCGCCGTCCCGATGGACATCGACGTGATCGCGACGGTCGGGCCGGTCCCACCGCCGCCGCCACCTCCTCCGTCGTCCCCGCCACCGCCGCCCCCGCCACCACCGCCGCCCGGCGGATCGTCGGGCCGGGGGGCGCCGGGGTCCTGGCCGTCCGGCCTCGGCCGTGTCGTCTTGCCGCCGCCTCCGGGTCGCGGGCTCGACGACGCGCCGCCGGACGGCCGAGGCGACGGGCTCGACGACGGGCCGGCGGTGCGGTCCCCCGGCCTCCCGCCCTTGGTCCCCGCTCCCGCCGCACCCGCCGCCGCCCCGGGGATCGGTTTCCCGTCCGAGCCGATCGCCTGCTCGCCCGGGCCCTTCTCGTTCTCGTCGGGCGACTGGAGCCACACGACTCCGCCGATCCCGAGCATCACCGCCAGCACCCCGGCCGCCGCCCCCAGGGGAACCAGGGCGCGCCGTCTCCGAGACGGGTCGGCAGGGGCGGGCCCCTGCGGGTGCCTCGCGGGCGGCGTCGGCGCGTTCCGTACGGGATCGTTCGCGAGAACGGGCCGGGAGCCGAGGAGGCGGAGCAGCACGTCCTGCATGGTGGGGCGGGCGGCGGGGTCCTTGGCCAGGCACGCCGTCACCGTGGACGCCAGGGGCTCGGGAAGGTCGCCGAGGTCGGGTTCGCCGTTCAGGACGCGGTTCATGATGGCGGGGAGGGAGTCCCTGCCGAACGGCGGGCGGCCGGTGGCGGCGAACGCCACGACGGCGGCCCACGCCCAGACGTCCATCGCCGGGCCGGAGGAGCGACCCGCGAACTGCTCGGGCGCCATGTAGGCGGGGGTGCCGATGATCCCGCTGGTGACGGTGAGGGGCGACTCGCTGTCACGGGCGATGCCGAAGTCGATGACCCGGGGGCCGTCGGGCCCGAGCATCACGTTGGAGGGCTTGAAGTCGCGGTGGACGATGCCCGCCCCATGGATGGCGGCCAGGGCCGTGGCCGTGGCGACGGCGAGCCTGCGCAGGGCCGGACCGCTGCGGGGCCCGGACTCTTGGAGCGAGGGACCGTCGATGTACTCGGTGACGATGTACGGCCGCGGCCCCTCCAGCGAGGCGTCCAAGACCTGCGCGATGCAGAACGGGTCGACCCGGGCGGCGGCGGCGATCTCCTTGGTGAACCGCTCTCGGACGCGGGGCTCGGCGGCGATCTCGGGGCGCAGCACCTTCACCGCGACGACGGTGCCGTCCTCGCCCGTCCCGAGGTAGACCACGCCCTGGCCGCCCATGCCGAGCCGTCCGGTCAGCCGGTACCCGCCCACCGCGGCCGGGTCGTCGGGGTGCAGCGGCTCGGCTCTCGACATCGGACGTGACTCCTGGGACCACAGTGAATTGGGAGGTTTCGCACCCTAGTACAGAGTGATCCACAATTCAGAATGATCGTCGGGCGCCTATTCCGTCAGCCAGGCGCGCAGCCGCTCCTCGCACTCGTGGATGCGGGGGATCTCGACGTACTCGTCCTTGGTGTGCGCGAGCGGCGGATCGCCGGGGCCGTAGTTGACCGCCGGGACGCCGAGCGCGGAGAAGCGGGCCACGTCGGTCCAGCCGAGCTTGGCGCGGGGCGTCCCGCCGACCGCCGCGACGAACGCCTCCGCCGCCGGATGGGTCAGGCCGGGGCGGGCGGCGTCGGACGCGTCCACCACCGTCACCTCGAACCCCGCGAACAGCCCGCGGAGGTACGACTCCGCCTCGGCGAGGGACTTGTCGGGGGCGAAACGGTGGTTGACCGTCACCACGCACTCGTCGGGAATGACGTTGCCCGCGACACCGCCGCGGACGAACACCGCGTTGAGGCCCTCGTGGTACTCCAGCCCGTCCACGACGGGCTTGCGCGGCTCGTACGCCCGCAGGACGTCGAGGATCTCCCCCGCCTTGTGGATGGCGTTGGACCCCATCCAGGCCCGCGCGCTGTGCGCCCGCTCACCGGGGGCGGTCACCTCGACGCGGAGGGTGCCCTGGCAGCCGCCCTCGATGACGGCGTGGGTCGGCTCCATGAGCACCGCGAAATCGCCGTGGAGCAGCTCGGGCCGCGCCTCGGCGAGCCTGAGCAGCCCGTTGCGGACGGCCTCGACCTCCTCGCACTCGTAGAAGAGGTACGTCACGTCGCGGGTCGGCTCGGGAACGGTGGCGGCGAGCTTCAGCATGACCGCGACACCGCTCTTCATGTCGGTGGTGCCGCACCCGTAGAGCCGGTCGCCCTCGACGCGGGAGGGCAGGTTGTCGTTCACCGGGACGGTGTCGAGGTGCCCGGCGATGACGACGCGTTCCGCACGGCCGAGCGCGGTCCGCGCGATCACCGTGTCGCCGTCCCGCTCGACGGTCAGATGCGGCAGGGGCCGGAGCGCCTCCTCGACGGCCTCCGCCAACGCCTGCTCGTGGCCGCTCACCGACTCGATGTCGACGATCGCCGCCGTCAGTTCCGCGACGTCGCCCCACAGGTCCAGACCCATGCGCCGACCCTATCCGGCCGGGGTGATACTGGAACGAGGAAGAGCGTCGCCACAGCGGCCGTGGCGAGGGGGGGCTCATGATGCCGCAATGGTCACCCGGCCCGCACGAGGAGTCGGGCGCCGCCGGTTTCGAGGCGTACAGCGACCTGTTGTGGAACTGCCCGGTGCCGTTACGTTTCGAGGCCATGGGGCCGGTCGGCCCGGACTTCGGCCTGACCTGGCGGTTGTCGTCGTGGGGGCCGATGTGGCTCCATCGGGCCGACACGAGGGCGGGCGTCCCGCTCCGCTGTCTGCGGTCCCCCACCGCGATCAACCGGGCGAGCCCGGAGGCGTACCTGCTGTACCTCCAGCTCGAAGGCGGCGTGGTCTTGGAGCAACCGCGTCAGGGCCACGCGGTGTCCGCCGGGGAGATGGCGCTGATCGACACCACCCGGCCGTTCTGCGAGGTCAACCACGCCGGCGACGACCTTCGCCAGCTCTTCGTGATGTTCCCCCACGAGGCGCTGGGTGTCGACCCGGACCAGGTCGCCGCCCGACTGGTGGGCCGCCCGCTGCCCACCGAGCACGGTGTCGGGCCGCTGCTGATGCCGTTGCTGCGCGCCATGGACGAGCACGGCGACGGCCCCTGCCCGCCCACCGCCGAGCGCGCGGCCGGCAACGTCCTCGACCTGCTGTCGGTGTTCCTCGCCGAGCTGCTGGACTCCCCCACCGCACGGGACGCCTCGGAGCCGGGATCGCTGCTGCTGCGCGCCAAGGCCCACATCCGCCGCAACCTCGCCGACCCGGAGCTGACCCCGGGAAGGGTCGCGGCGGCCCACCATCTGTCGCTCCGCCACCTGCAGAAGGTCTTCGCCGATCACGGCCTGACCCCCTCGGACTTCATCCGCCGAGAACGGCTCGAACAATGCCGACGGCGTCTGGAGA
The DNA window shown above is from Thermomonospora umbrina and carries:
- a CDS encoding ABC transporter substrate-binding protein, which translates into the protein MKVGAILSMSGVYSTLGPAQKKALTMGVEALNRTGFTVVGKRRTLEIAYADDRSDPATTGVTALRDMSQAQRLPVIAYGLGSATYVPQLKRRPVAMINILDSSHPSVITGNPHLSLTRGGSPTYVPGCLYYAKRRLDTKKISIITAKGEPYGEGLTQLVRESARAEGITIGASSEYPLGATDYSNAINTAVAAEPDAIYLSSVTGVILPVLKQVRQSG
- a CDS encoding helix-turn-helix transcriptional regulator, with the protein product MSNTRYRELGGFLRSRRERIRPEEVGLAPGPRRRVPGLRRDEVAVLAGASVEYYTELERGAGSQPSDQMLAALARALRLSRDERDHLYRLANRPIPHQGGTASHVHPAMLDLLTRIDQTPAMVSTDLHTVLVQNPLAIAMLGDLSTHHGRAASFIHRWFTDPISRRIYPPEDLAPQSRSFVADLRAAVGRRSPDDTEATELVDELLQRSPEFRALWADQDVQVRRDERKRILHPTVGMLDLNCLSLFSEDDRQRLLWFTPRAGTDTAEKLALLTVVGTQTMQTGPAR
- the dapE gene encoding succinyl-diaminopimelate desuccinylase encodes the protein MGLDLWGDVAELTAAIVDIESVSGHEQALAEAVEEALRPLPHLTVERDGDTVIARTALGRAERVVIAGHLDTVPVNDNLPSRVEGDRLYGCGTTDMKSGVAVMLKLAATVPEPTRDVTYLFYECEEVEAVRNGLLRLAEARPELLHGDFAVLMEPTHAVIEGGCQGTLRVEVTAPGERAHSARAWMGSNAIHKAGEILDVLRAYEPRKPVVDGLEYHEGLNAVFVRGGVAGNVIPDECVVTVNHRFAPDKSLAEAESYLRGLFAGFEVTVVDASDAARPGLTHPAAEAFVAAVGGTPRAKLGWTDVARFSALGVPAVNYGPGDPPLAHTKDEYVEIPRIHECEERLRAWLTE
- a CDS encoding helix-turn-helix domain-containing protein, producing MMPQWSPGPHEESGAAGFEAYSDLLWNCPVPLRFEAMGPVGPDFGLTWRLSSWGPMWLHRADTRAGVPLRCLRSPTAINRASPEAYLLYLQLEGGVVLEQPRQGHAVSAGEMALIDTTRPFCEVNHAGDDLRQLFVMFPHEALGVDPDQVAARLVGRPLPTEHGVGPLLMPLLRAMDEHGDGPCPPTAERAAGNVLDLLSVFLAELLDSPTARDASEPGSLLLRAKAHIRRNLADPELTPGRVAAAHHLSLRHLQKVFADHGLTPSDFIRRERLEQCRRRLETPTWADASITDIAFQAGFRDAAHFSRAFRTAYGTSPRDHRARAF
- a CDS encoding TIGR00730 family Rossman fold protein, which codes for MDAEKTDRLHRQGPAMLRGKAIPRTTTDERLLDTRGPSDWLHADPWRVLRIQAEFVEGFGLLAELGKAVSVFGSARTDPASEEYALGVEIGARLAKAGYAVVTGGGPGIMEAGNRGAAENGGVSVGLGIELPFEQRMNDHVEVGLEFRYFFVRKTMFVKYSQAFVVLPGGFGTLDELFEAVTLVQTKKITRFPIVLVGTAFWGGLLAWIKDSMLVSGKISPQDLDLIHLTDDPEDVVRVIVAAHEEEARRLEEEAAVRASSDEAGT
- a CDS encoding SDR family oxidoreductase; protein product: MNTSLTDSGASPVAGKTVLITGGTSGIGAATARLLLARGHRVAVTGRDPGRLKAFLDEVGHADRVLGLVADAGDRDATNAAVAGTVERFGSLDAAIANAGGASADHFRTGGAGVIDDGDPDLWAPMVLANVLGPALLANATLPHLERSRGRLVLIGSVAGIKNSPGNLYSATKWAVVGLAENLRLHATTRGVGVTVVNPGMIDTAFWHGQTPPIAMSPEPVAEAIGFALDQPAGVDLNTVTIRPIGQPV
- a CDS encoding alpha/beta hydrolase, producing the protein MFTFTGEDGLTVHVHGWVPDGPPRAVVQIAHGMGEHALRYAPLARELNAAGYAVYANDHRGHGATMRPGRPGALDDDGWDLLVDDMAALTRILHERHPGLPVVLLGHSLGSFAAQQYILDRSGLVNAVALSGTTAVDGLFAFLAEAGGDVMGAFNAAFQPARTEADWLSRDEAQVDLYIADPLCGFTLDEPSMNGLAAAAVDRLAEPAGIPADLPMYVLVGEHDPLNRGLELSDLAVERYRRAGLTDITYRTYPDARHELFNETNRAEVVTDLIAWLDRVTG
- a CDS encoding serine/threonine protein kinase; the encoded protein is MSRAEPLHPDDPAAVGGYRLTGRLGMGGQGVVYLGTGEDGTVVAVKVLRPEIAAEPRVRERFTKEIAAAARVDPFCIAQVLDASLEGPRPYIVTEYIDGPSLQESGPRSGPALRRLAVATATALAAIHGAGIVHRDFKPSNVMLGPDGPRVIDFGIARDSESPLTVTSGIIGTPAYMAPEQFAGRSSGPAMDVWAWAAVVAFAATGRPPFGRDSLPAIMNRVLNGEPDLGDLPEPLASTVTACLAKDPAARPTMQDVLLRLLGSRPVLANDPVRNAPTPPARHPQGPAPADPSRRRRALVPLGAAAGVLAVMLGIGGVVWLQSPDENEKGPGEQAIGSDGKPIPGAAAGAAGAGTKGGRPGDRTAGPSSSPSPRPSGGASSSPRPGGGGKTTRPRPDGQDPGAPRPDDPPGGGGGGGGGGGDDGGGGGGGGTGPTVAITSMSIGTAKSGDCYKDGLSLRYGFTASRNPTQVTWSVDLDGTPGERYEFTADPYLVSSTWVDLTRGAHTITVRAHAPNATSRSVTVKGC